A genomic segment from uncultured Marinifilum sp. encodes:
- a CDS encoding YggS family pyridoxal phosphate-dependent enzyme, with amino-acid sequence MSIPQKINGILESIPKHVRLVAVSKTKPNEDIMEAYEGGYKIFGENKPQELARKYNELPKDIQWHFIGHLQTNKVKYIAPFVSLIHAVDSIKLLKEINKQAKKNNRIIDCLLQFHIAEEQTKFGLSIEEAQEILNSDDFKLLENIRITGVMGMATFTHNEVQVKKEFNNLKSIFEQLKLNNFAINNSFKEISMGMSGDYKIAIETGSTLIRIGSTIFGAR; translated from the coding sequence GAAAATTAACGGAATACTGGAATCTATTCCTAAGCATGTAAGATTGGTTGCTGTTTCTAAAACTAAGCCCAATGAAGATATAATGGAAGCTTATGAGGGTGGATATAAAATTTTTGGGGAGAATAAACCTCAAGAATTAGCACGAAAATATAATGAGTTACCTAAGGATATTCAATGGCATTTTATTGGACATTTACAGACTAATAAAGTTAAATACATTGCTCCTTTTGTAAGTTTAATTCATGCTGTAGATAGTATTAAGTTGTTAAAAGAAATTAATAAGCAGGCAAAAAAAAATAATAGAATTATTGATTGTTTATTGCAATTTCATATTGCCGAAGAGCAAACTAAATTTGGCTTATCTATCGAAGAAGCTCAGGAAATATTAAATTCGGATGATTTTAAATTACTCGAAAATATTCGAATTACGGGTGTTATGGGAATGGCAACTTTTACTCATAACGAAGTTCAGGTAAAAAAGGAATTTAATAATTTAAAATCTATTTTCGAGCAGCTTAAACTTAATAATTTTGCGATTAATAATAGTTTTAAGGAAATATCTATGGGAATGTCGGGCGACTACAAAATTGCCATAGAAACGGGAAGTACTTTAATAAGAATTGGAAGCACTATTTTTGGTGCTCGTTAA
- a CDS encoding dihydroorotate dehydrogenase-like protein → MINLETTYMGLKLKNPVIISSSGLTNSVRKIKIIEEKGAGAVVLKSLFEEQITNEAHHLISKDSVNVDYPEAEDYIKNYVKGNSVSNYLTLIKEAKEAVSIPVIASINCVSSSDWTHFAKEIEKAGADAIELNAFIVPNDRNMSSADYEQLYFDIFTAVKKEVSIPVSMKLGMYFTNLFSVANRLNAEGADSLVLFNRFYEPDINIEDMKITSAEVLSTAGDIRRSLRWVGMLSDKIKGIDIAASTGIHSGEAAIKQLLAGAKVVQICSTVYENGFDQITKILEEISAWMSKKEFKKVDEFRGNLSYGNIPDSALYERAQFMKYFSNNTKDVII, encoded by the coding sequence ATGATAAATCTTGAAACCACTTATATGGGATTGAAATTAAAAAATCCCGTAATTATCAGTAGTTCAGGTCTTACTAATTCGGTAAGAAAAATTAAAATAATTGAAGAAAAAGGAGCAGGAGCTGTAGTTCTTAAATCATTGTTCGAAGAGCAAATTACCAACGAAGCACATCACCTTATCAGCAAAGATTCTGTTAATGTTGATTATCCTGAAGCCGAAGATTATATTAAAAACTATGTAAAAGGCAATTCGGTATCAAATTATCTTACTTTAATAAAGGAAGCAAAAGAGGCAGTTTCTATTCCTGTAATTGCAAGTATTAATTGTGTTTCGTCTTCGGACTGGACTCATTTTGCAAAAGAAATTGAAAAAGCTGGTGCCGATGCAATTGAACTAAATGCATTTATTGTACCTAACGACAGAAATATGAGTTCTGCTGATTATGAACAGCTTTACTTCGATATTTTTACTGCTGTTAAAAAGGAAGTTAGTATTCCGGTATCAATGAAATTAGGAATGTATTTTACTAATTTATTTTCGGTGGCAAATCGATTAAATGCCGAAGGAGCCGATTCTTTAGTTTTATTCAATAGATTTTACGAGCCCGATATTAATATAGAAGATATGAAGATTACAAGTGCCGAAGTACTTAGTACGGCCGGTGATATTCGTAGATCTCTTCGTTGGGTTGGAATGTTATCCGATAAAATTAAAGGAATTGATATTGCTGCTTCAACAGGTATTCATAGTGGAGAAGCTGCCATTAAACAATTATTAGCAGGTGCAAAAGTAGTTCAAATTTGTTCTACTGTGTATGAGAATGGTTTCGATCAGATTACTAAAATTTTAGAAGAAATTTCGGCCTGGATGAGCAAGAAGGAATTTAAAAAAGTAGACGAATTTAGAGGAAATTTGAGTTATGGAAATATTCCAGATTCGGCTTTGTATGAAAGGGCACAATTCATGAAGTATTTTTCGAACAATACGAAAGATGTTATAATATAA